CAGTAACAAAAGGATAAACTGAATCACACAACAACCAAAGGGATGAAACAGAATCAccagaagaaaaaaaagcaagacagaaagaaagagagaagtCATACAACGACAAAAGTGAACGTAAGAGCATGTGTTGGTGAGAAAGAGTTTTTAGTAGCATAAATTGTGAGCCGAGGAGTATGTTAAAAATGAGTTATTCATCCTCTTAAACGGCCTTATAAGCTGGAAGGGTTATCCACTCATTTATAGAAGAGTTAGATCACTATTTTGTCGATGTGAAACAATAAGGGGTTTCAGTACACCCCAGAATGTGTGAGGGGTGGAATGACCACTTTGATATCATGTTAGAAATAGACCATTGGGTTGAGAAGTTATAATCACaagatggatttgaatagaGTGAAAGAGATGTAGATTTTGAATGGATTTGATAAAATTGAATGATGTGAGGAGTAAATTGAATAAATGCGGAAATGGTATATGTATATTTATGTGAAGATATATATGAATGGGGaaaaaagcaaaagaaaatGTGTTTCTGAAGCACGGATCCCAATGGAACGATGCCCAGCATTGCTTGCTGGAACTCATTCTTTTTGTTTAGTTTAAATGGCCTTGCTTTGTTTTCTTTACATagagaaacaaaacaaaacaaaagcaaaagATACAGAGAAGACTCTGGGATTTTGGCTTAGATTTCGTCTCTCCTcctataaaacaaaacacaccTCCCACATTTCAATTCACAAAACATCATTAGTGCATTCGTTTCCAATCATTGACATGCTTCCTTGCTCCATCTGAACAAGCAAACATGGGCGATGAAagtaacaacaacaacaacaacagcaGCAATTGGTTGGGATTCTCTCTCTCAGCTCCAAGCATGGACGACAACCACCACTCCTCCTCTAACGCCGTCTCCACTCCCGCCCCAATCAACTTTTCCTTCAACTACCCCGGTTTCTGCTACGGCGACAACCCCAGCTTCTACTCCCACTTAACCGTCATGCCTCTCAAATCCGACGGCTCCCTTTGCTTGATGGAAGCCATCAACCGATCCCAGCCACAAGGCACCTAGCTATCCCCTCTCCCTCCCTTTGCATGTgtgtaaaatttataaaatagtaaTGTGTTATTGCATTGACTGCAGCTCCGAAGCTGGAGGATTTCTTCGGAGTGGGCCATCCCCATCACTACCAAGGAGGAATGGCGCTGAGCCTCGACAGCATGTATTACCACCACACCAACACTCAACCCACCGCCAACACCACCGGCACCGATTTCCTCAGCTCTCTCCAGGAATATCCACTTTACTACGCGCCGCCTCCGCCGACGCCGCACAAGGAGCCTGACCACCCTTCTCCGCCCGACCAAATATCTGGCGGAGAGGCCTACAACGAGCTGCAGACTCTCAGCCTTTCCATGAGCCCCGGCTCACAGTCCAGCTGCATCACCGCCCCTGTTGTCGTAGCTGACGCAGTCACCTACGACAACAAGAAAAGAGGCCAGGACAAAGTCGATCAGAAGCAGATCGTTCACCGCAAATCCATCGACACATTCGGCCAGAGAACCAGTCAATACAGAGGCGTCACCAGGTAATAACAAAcccctttttttcatttttttttgttaaaaactATACTAATAAGAATGGTTCAAAATCAGACATCGATGGACTGGGAGATACGAAGCTCATTTATGGGACAACAGTTGCAAGAAAGAAGGCCAGAGCAGAAAGGGAAGGCAAGGTTagtgtgttttattttattttcaatcaaACTATGCTAGTATAAGTTTATTAATCATGTGACTGACTAATGTCCTGTTTTATTTGCCATCAAATTGATCCTGGTTGGTGTGGGGCGATGGGGACGAATTCTCCTTTTGCAGTTTACCTTGGTAAAATGACTTTAGTAAAAACTCTGCTATTGTAATATGCTATTTTGAGTGTTGGAGTGTTTCTTGTTATGGAGTCTGATTAATGTTGGGCAATTCAGGAGGGTATGATATGGAAGAAAAAGCGGCCCGGGCTTATGATTTGGCCGCACTCAAGTACTGGGGACCGTCCACACACATCAATTTTCCggttactttactctctcttcacttTTCCGTTACCATTTTGTCTTTCTTTTACTAACTAATCACATCCACAGTTGGAGAATTACCAACAGGAGCTGGAAGAAATGAAGAACATGAGCCGGCAGGAATACGTCGCTCATCTCCGGAGGAAAAGCAGTGGCTTCTCTCGGGGAGCTTCCATATACAGAGGAGTCACAAGGTCTAGACATGTCCTGTTTTTTCTGAACTTGATAATTTGGTGTTCTTGAAATTGTGTAATTGTTATTTAGCAGACATCATCAACACGGCCGCTGGCAAGCCCGCATCGGCCGCGTTGCCGGCAACAAGGATCTCTATCTCGGCACATTCAGTGAGTCGGACATCATTATTACATTATCTTCTTCAAACTTCATTACTCttatttttgtgtgattttATTATCACCAATAGGTACGCAGGAGGAGGCTGCGGAGGCGTACGACGTCGCGGCCATCAAGTTCAGAGGCGTGAACGCGGTGACGAACTTCGACATCACGCGCTACGACGTGGAGAGGATCATGGAGAGCAACGGCCTTCTTCCCGGGGAAATGGCGCGACGGAACAAAGAGGTTGTCGTCGTCGCAGCCTCTTCTTCGAACGACATTAATGCGGAGCCGGTTGTTGTGGCGAAGGAGTGTGAGTGGAGAGTGGCGCTGCCTAATGGCATGGGCGAGGCGGGGAAGATGTCCGCGCCCTCGTCCCTTGCCAGCTCGAGGGAGGGCAGCCCGGACCGGAACAATGTGCTTCCCATCCAATTTCCTGCCCTGCCTAGCAAGTTTTTCCCATGCCCCACGGGGGGCGAGGGCGCGGCCGCGTGGATCCCTGCGGCCGGCCCAATGCGGGCCCAGGTGCCTCTCTTCTCCGCATGGGCTGCGGATGTTtagtgacacattttccttGTTGGGATGGATGTGTTTTGCTTGTACAAAAAGGAGATATTATTACAAGGCAAATTAAGGGGTGGTTTGGTTTGATTTGATGTAGGATTAATGTTGTTAGCAATTTGTGTAGGAAGGTCCAAACTTTTTCCAGTAAATCGGTTTGGACAGCTTTGAATGAAATTAATGGGCTTTTTATGAATGATGATTAGATTTAAGCTCCAAGGAGAGAAAGAGAACTTTTACTTTTGTAAGAATGATTCTTTTGACTTGGCCATAACTACTAGTaccaaaaaaatcaatttctcTAGTTTGGTGGAGCTTTCCATGCAGAGTAAatatttcatcttcttctttcttttcaatGAAAACTGGTTTTGGCATTTAAATCAAGGTGTGACTTTTGTGATGTCTAGTCATATTCAGAGCCCCTACAAGGAGTTAACCATGGGAAATGTTTCCTCAGACCAAACATGATTATTTCAGGAATTAAAATGTTGATTAAGAAGTAGTGGTAATTACTAATTGTGTGGCCAATGGTAAAAAAGGGCACTGAGAGTGGTGTCCAATTTGGGTATATATGTTACTGTAGAGTGAGAATGATATATGTATGAAAGCCTAGATTTTTGCAGGCATATGCAAGATATGCTGTCCAATTGCAGAGTGTGATATTCATTGCCCTATCATTACATTTACAACCACCGCATGAAGGTTTTCCTCAAAGGTTGGTAATATTATTGCAACTATCATTTGCATATTCTGACTTCCAATTCGCAATTTGCTTACTTTCCTCATTTTCCCTATGCCATGCACTATCTCAAATTGCTCCGGCCAATGTAAAATTGATTAGTTTAATGTAAACTGATCACTGAAAGATATGCTGGCCAATAAATAACAAATTATTGAGATAACCATATCACAGAGATTTGGCAACATATACTGAAATTTACCCGATACATCCGTACCAGTGAGTGAGGACTATTCTTACATTTTGATTAATAGAAATTGCTATTTTACATTACCACCTTTATATTTAACTTGTATATTAGGTTTGGTCGAGAATTGTAGTGAATCTAGTGCTGCGAAAATGGGATATTGCATATGGCATTGTGGTTATAAAAACGCATTAGTcatcaaaatgaaaataacagCTCATTTTGGGATTTTGGGCTCACCCTTCATGTCTATAAACTTTTTCCTTGCTAATGAGATAAGTCTTAttctccactaactttttctttgctcctctcttactttactaattatattattttacatGTGTCAATTCCAAATATTTAAATGCTTTTTAATTGCAAAGTCAACTCCACCTTAGTTATATACATTTCAATAAGGCAACGCCTATGATATAATTTAGTGAGAAAAATTCGGTCAAAACTTGAGAAAACCACAAGCACAATCTCTAGCTTGCAATGTGTTTTTGAGGGAAAATCTTGTTATATATAGAGGGGAAATGGCAAACACTTTGCTTGCAAGTtacaaaattatgaaattttctaCTTTAATACTTGTTGGCTCACTCCTCCAACATATAGCGCACATTCATTTAAGACATCGTTGAATCCAATGGACTGATTGAAGTGCAAAAATTGAGATTAAAGCATGTATGTCGTAAAATTTGGAGTGACATTGTAGATCCAAGGATATGTTTtgatttctctattttaatttctagagtgaactacaaaaatggtccatgcactatgggtttatctcgcccatagtctctggactttaaaaatatcgccagacatccctggactaagggtttatctcgaaatcggtcattttgccatttttgatatgaaaatacCCTCTTGAGGGTTTGGGCAGTTTgttctttttacacttttaacattttaaatataatattatttcagtgatatattatatctgatattatttcaaaattatcatttttcttcccttttgtcatccttcactttatttctttatttcaatattagatttaattttataaaattaaattttagattacaatttttaaatatcgataaatttttattaattaaaattattaattcatggacactataaatactgattaaaactattaatttttattatttaatataatattaagtTGAATCGAAGAAgtacagaaaaataatattaatcatgatTGGAAAATAAGAGTTATTCTCTTAGCTTCGTTCTattgttataattgcttgtgattatatattatgaagttgactaaaattttgatactactaaaattttatataggagtattttgtttaaattttctaggtaattttgattgttttcaaataaataaacgaaaattatattagtcttacattagatgcatatttattt
This DNA window, taken from Salvia splendens isolate huo1 chromosome 18, SspV2, whole genome shotgun sequence, encodes the following:
- the LOC121776043 gene encoding AP2-like ethylene-responsive transcription factor ANT isoform X1, with the protein product MGDESNNNNNNSSNWLGFSLSAPSMDDNHHSSSNAVSTPAPINFSFNYPGFCYGDNPSFYSHLTVMPLKSDGSLCLMEAINRSQPQAPKLEDFFGVGHPHHYQGGMALSLDSMYYHHTNTQPTANTTGTDFLSSLQEYPLYYAPPPPTPHKEPDHPSPPDQISGGEAYNELQTLSLSMSPGSQSSCITAPVVVADAVTYDNKKRGQDKVDQKQIVHRKSIDTFGQRTSQYRGVTRHRWTGRYEAHLWDNSCKKEGQSRKGRQVYLGGYDMEEKAARAYDLAALKYWGPSTHINFPLENYQQELEEMKNMSRQEYVAHLRRKSSGFSRGASIYRGVTSRHHQHGRWQARIGRVAGNKDLYLGTFSTQEEAAEAYDVAAIKFRGVNAVTNFDITRYDVERIMESNGLLPGEMARRNKEVVVVAASSSNDINAEPVVVAKECEWRVALPNGMGEAGKMSAPSSLASSREGSPDRNNVLPIQFPALPSKFFPCPTGGEGAAAWIPAAGPMRAQVPLFSAWAADV
- the LOC121776043 gene encoding AP2-like ethylene-responsive transcription factor ANT isoform X2 — translated: MGDESNNNNNNSSNWLGFSLSAPSMDDNHHSSSNAVSTPAPINFSFNYPGFCYGDNPSFYSHLTVMPLKSDGSLCLMEAINRSQPQAPKLEDFFGVGHPHHYQGGMALSLDSMYYHHTNTQPTANTTGTDFLSSLQEYPLYYAPPPPTPHKEPDHPSPPDQISGGEAYNELQTLSLSMSPGSQSSCITAPVVVADAVTYDNKKRGQDKVDQKQIVHRKSIDTFGQRTSQYRGVTRHRWTGRYEAHLWDNSCKKEGQSRKGRQVYLGGYDMEEKAARAYDLAALKYWGPSTHINFPLENYQQELEEMKNMSRQEYVAHLRRKSSGFSRGASIYRGVTRHHQHGRWQARIGRVAGNKDLYLGTFSTQEEAAEAYDVAAIKFRGVNAVTNFDITRYDVERIMESNGLLPGEMARRNKEVVVVAASSSNDINAEPVVVAKECEWRVALPNGMGEAGKMSAPSSLASSREGSPDRNNVLPIQFPALPSKFFPCPTGGEGAAAWIPAAGPMRAQVPLFSAWAADV